A single genomic interval of Candidatus Neomarinimicrobiota bacterium harbors:
- a CDS encoding bifunctional oligoribonuclease/PAP phosphatase NrnA, with translation MDQQYFREKRDWESLKKILNDNNSFVFSTHLEPDADGIGSELGLARYLESKGKSVQILNPSKMRVNLEFLTERDEIQVFDPALHKDIISSVDVFIAFDIGHYSRLSDIGPAFGESSAIKISIDHHPGDKTQFDYRYDFPSASSTGVLIYDLLSELEAASPNDFRIAKPLYAAIMSDTGNFRFNNTDPETFFAAGNLVAAGVKPYELYVSIYEDLNTPGRLQVLQHLLRELNYDCDGRLAWSLIDYEELQSLGATPDDLHSLSDFIRSIKGVEIGVSLIKMSNQPTDVSFRSKGHIPINTVAYHFNGGGHAFAAGCRIDDSLENAGKAVVEECRQAIKDWDANV, from the coding sequence ATGGATCAGCAATATTTTAGAGAAAAGCGCGATTGGGAATCATTAAAAAAGATTCTAAATGACAACAATTCATTCGTTTTCTCGACTCATCTCGAACCTGATGCAGATGGAATAGGATCTGAACTTGGCCTGGCCAGATATTTGGAAAGTAAAGGCAAATCAGTCCAAATCTTAAACCCTTCAAAAATGCGTGTGAACCTTGAATTCCTGACTGAAAGAGACGAGATACAGGTCTTTGATCCAGCACTTCACAAGGATATCATCTCCAGCGTTGATGTATTCATTGCTTTTGATATTGGACACTACAGTCGTCTCTCAGATATCGGTCCTGCTTTTGGCGAAAGTAGTGCAATCAAGATCAGTATCGATCACCATCCCGGTGATAAGACACAGTTTGATTATCGGTATGATTTTCCATCTGCCAGCTCAACAGGTGTATTGATCTATGATCTTCTCAGCGAGCTCGAAGCTGCTTCACCGAATGATTTCAGAATAGCCAAACCACTCTATGCTGCCATTATGAGTGATACTGGAAATTTTCGCTTCAACAATACTGATCCTGAAACATTTTTTGCTGCCGGAAACCTGGTCGCTGCAGGGGTCAAGCCTTATGAATTATATGTAAGTATTTATGAGGATCTGAATACACCGGGACGTTTACAAGTCCTTCAACATTTGTTACGTGAGCTGAACTATGATTGTGACGGACGTTTAGCCTGGTCTTTGATCGATTATGAAGAATTACAGTCTCTGGGTGCAACACCTGATGATCTGCATTCACTTTCTGATTTCATTCGGTCTATCAAAGGTGTTGAGATAGGTGTTTCCCTCATAAAAATGTCAAACCAGCCCACTGATGTCAGCTTTCGTTCAAAAGGCCATATTCCCATAAATACAGTTGCTTATCATTTTAATGGCGGTGGACATGCATTTGCAGCGGGCTGTCGTATTGATGATAGTCTTGAAAATGCCGGGAAAGCAGTTGTGGAAGAGTGTCGGCAAGCAATTAAGGATTGGGATGCCAATGTCTGA
- the ispH gene encoding 4-hydroxy-3-methylbut-2-enyl diphosphate reductase, producing MSELLKVKVAKEAGFCFGVRDAIEKARKTAREHGKVYMLGDIVHNERVVAQLEQENIKVVDSIADVVDAPVLFRAHGTIPELWETASRHDLKIVDATCPLVHEIHSEIKKLHEEGRKLFIIGDHGHDEVIGIQAQVPDSTVIATAEEAQAVPRLKKAGVVSQSTQMIENVQNIIGILSMKIFDLRFVNTVCFPTRRNQGQIKELAPASDVMIIVGSFTSANTKRLLEVSLLLNPRSYMVEKVEDIDHDWFDQAETVGVSAGASSPDDLIDEVVEHLRTLHVESRE from the coding sequence ATGTCTGAATTGCTCAAAGTTAAAGTTGCTAAAGAAGCCGGTTTTTGTTTCGGTGTGCGAGACGCTATTGAAAAAGCACGTAAAACCGCCAGAGAACATGGCAAGGTTTATATGCTGGGTGATATTGTCCACAATGAGCGGGTGGTTGCCCAACTTGAACAAGAAAATATAAAAGTTGTGGATTCTATAGCTGATGTGGTAGATGCACCTGTTCTTTTTCGAGCACATGGAACCATACCTGAGCTTTGGGAAACAGCATCACGACACGATCTTAAGATAGTGGATGCAACTTGTCCGCTGGTTCATGAGATCCACTCAGAAATCAAGAAGCTTCACGAAGAAGGTCGAAAATTATTTATCATTGGTGATCATGGGCATGATGAAGTGATTGGCATTCAAGCTCAGGTTCCCGACTCTACGGTTATTGCCACAGCTGAGGAAGCCCAGGCTGTTCCCAGGCTTAAAAAAGCCGGGGTTGTGTCACAATCCACCCAAATGATCGAAAATGTACAGAATATCATTGGCATTCTCTCCATGAAGATCTTTGACTTGAGATTTGTGAACACGGTTTGTTTTCCAACCCGTAGAAATCAGGGACAGATCAAGGAATTAGCACCAGCTTCTGATGTCATGATCATAGTAGGATCCTTTACCAGCGCTAATACCAAACGTCTACTCGAAGTTTCGCTTTTACTTAATCCCCGGTCTTACATGGTGGAAAAAGTAGAGGATATTGATCATGACTGGTTTGATCAAGCCGAAACAGTGGGCGTATCAGCCGGAGCTTCATCACCAGATGATCTGATCGATGAAGTTGTTGAACATTTGCGAACCTTACACGTGGAATCACGTGAGTGA
- a CDS encoding DNA internalization-related competence protein ComEC/Rec2 produces MNDRIVGLLSPRPMVVVTSVFIIGILIERSFQVSLGMILITLITISTTLFIFKSIYKNAVLLLLILVSGGLRLATYEFTTNCSLAYFPACHDSTYQVTASVEQIGETRRGTPKYTLKPIMIDHQPISHGKLILYARDLVIIPEIGDTLVAPMLLNQPRSQRNPNDFDYRAYLARQEIYFEGFIESSGQLIIHESSSINTTQIMLSLRDMIKYHFLKDLTPRSSGIMSALILGERSDVDDETKTNFANTGVIHVLAVSGLHVGYVSLILATMIGMLRLPHRLQTVLVIFGLGFYVVLTGGAASVMRASIMAGLILTANLFERKTDIFNILATAAMIILLIDPTQLGGIGFQLSFSAVLSIVMLFPILRDWVPKWSSEHKYFTSFVNGVVDLFLVSLAAQLGTLALTIYYFNKIPIISLGANIIVVPLIGLIVATGLSSLIVGSVFPLVSGLWAALLDGAIDFMLWFVQLCARFEWAFINTRSIQLYEVMLIFFAVFAITFTKRSRLPLIWFILFLGWGNILVWSDLYLSPRLEFVVLDVGQGDALVIHTPNGKTMVIDAGLKFGGKDMGKDVISPFLIDRNWKTIDLLVITHPHNDHIGGAHYLITHHAVKSVLMQDVKYDSYGYRKLQSTLNSMNIPTNSVCTGVIDSSLAPLYLRVIGPKQFEETTQPHNVNNVSIVMQLFYGETTLLLTGDAEVEVERDLLPFGSLLKCDLIKAPHHGSKTSSSPQYIGLIEPQVCLISVGTRNKYKHPAPITLRNFADSGAKVRRTDLEGAIIYHSDGQSWQHHNWKAE; encoded by the coding sequence ATGAACGATCGCATTGTGGGACTGCTAAGTCCACGGCCCATGGTTGTGGTGACATCGGTCTTTATCATTGGTATACTAATTGAGAGAAGTTTTCAAGTTAGCTTGGGGATGATCCTGATTACTCTGATCACCATCTCCACAACTCTATTCATATTCAAGTCAATTTATAAGAACGCCGTCCTATTACTTCTTATTCTAGTTTCAGGAGGGCTACGGTTGGCCACTTATGAGTTTACGACAAATTGCTCACTGGCCTACTTTCCTGCCTGTCATGATTCGACCTATCAGGTGACTGCATCTGTTGAGCAGATCGGTGAAACACGAAGGGGAACACCAAAATATACTCTGAAGCCTATTATGATAGATCACCAGCCTATCTCTCATGGAAAGCTGATCCTGTATGCCAGGGATCTGGTTATAATCCCCGAGATTGGTGACACTTTAGTCGCACCCATGCTATTGAATCAGCCCCGGAGCCAACGGAATCCGAATGATTTCGACTATCGTGCGTATCTGGCTAGACAGGAGATCTATTTTGAAGGATTTATAGAAAGTTCGGGGCAATTGATAATTCATGAATCCAGTAGTATTAATACAACACAGATAATGTTGTCGCTAAGAGATATGATCAAATATCATTTTTTAAAAGATTTAACTCCGCGCTCTTCCGGAATTATGTCAGCCCTGATCCTGGGTGAGCGCAGTGACGTGGATGATGAGACAAAAACAAATTTTGCAAATACCGGTGTCATCCATGTTTTGGCTGTAAGTGGATTGCATGTAGGCTATGTATCGCTCATTCTGGCAACCATGATCGGCATGCTTAGATTACCCCATCGCCTGCAGACAGTCCTGGTCATATTTGGATTGGGGTTCTACGTAGTACTTACTGGTGGGGCTGCATCCGTAATGCGAGCCTCGATCATGGCCGGATTGATCTTAACCGCAAATCTGTTTGAAAGAAAAACCGATATATTCAATATTTTGGCCACTGCCGCTATGATCATCCTATTGATCGATCCGACCCAACTTGGCGGAATCGGTTTCCAGCTATCATTTTCAGCTGTTCTCAGTATAGTTATGCTTTTTCCGATCCTGCGTGACTGGGTTCCAAAATGGTCTTCTGAGCATAAATATTTCACCAGCTTCGTGAATGGGGTAGTGGACCTATTTTTAGTTTCGCTGGCTGCTCAATTAGGAACCCTGGCTTTGACGATCTATTACTTCAACAAGATTCCCATTATCAGTCTGGGGGCAAATATTATTGTTGTCCCATTGATCGGGCTGATCGTTGCCACCGGGTTAAGCTCACTGATCGTGGGCAGTGTTTTCCCTTTAGTGAGCGGACTGTGGGCTGCTTTATTGGACGGTGCTATTGATTTTATGTTGTGGTTTGTGCAACTCTGTGCCCGATTTGAATGGGCATTTATCAATACTCGTTCGATTCAACTATACGAGGTTATGCTGATCTTTTTTGCAGTGTTTGCCATCACTTTCACCAAACGCTCGCGATTACCCCTGATTTGGTTTATCCTTTTCCTGGGGTGGGGAAATATCTTGGTTTGGTCCGATCTGTATCTGTCACCCAGATTGGAATTTGTGGTATTGGACGTTGGACAAGGAGATGCCCTGGTGATCCATACTCCAAATGGTAAGACCATGGTTATTGATGCCGGACTCAAATTTGGTGGAAAGGATATGGGAAAAGATGTTATCTCTCCGTTTTTGATCGATCGGAATTGGAAAACAATAGACTTGTTGGTAATCACCCATCCCCATAATGATCATATTGGAGGTGCTCACTACCTCATAACGCATCACGCTGTGAAATCAGTGTTAATGCAAGATGTGAAATATGATTCATATGGCTATCGTAAACTGCAGAGTACTTTGAATTCAATGAACATTCCCACTAATAGTGTCTGTACAGGTGTCATTGATTCTTCATTGGCACCCCTGTATTTAAGAGTGATAGGACCAAAACAATTCGAAGAGACCACCCAACCACATAACGTAAATAATGTTTCAATTGTCATGCAGTTATTTTATGGTGAAACAACCCTATTATTGACAGGTGATGCTGAAGTGGAAGTTGAACGGGATCTGCTGCCTTTCGGATCCCTTTTGAAGTGCGATCTGATCAAAGCTCCTCACCATGGATCAAAAACCAGCTCATCACCTCAGTATATCGGCCTGATAGAGCCCCAAGTATGTTTGATAAGTGTCGGAACAAGGAATAAGTACAAACACCCCGCTCCGATAACTTTAAGGAATTTTGCTGATAGTGGAGCTAAGGTCCGAAGAACAGATCTGGAGGGTGCAATAATTTATCATAGTGATGGCCAGTCCTGGCAGCACCATAACTGGAAAGCTGAATAA
- a CDS encoding nitroreductase family protein, whose amino-acid sequence MNNKFISLPNYEKHSPTEMLKRSKMFYDLMRTRRSVREFSREDVPTEIIDGCILTAGTAPSGANQQPWHFVVVKDLQTKQAIRQAAEQAEQDFYAGRAGDTWLETLEPLGTNAEKPFLENAPVLIAIFEQKYRIEEIDGQQTKHYYSKESTGIATGLLIAALHNAGLVTLTHTPSPMNFLSKILKRPSGERPFLLLVVGYPAENVLVPDIDKKTLNEIRTTR is encoded by the coding sequence ATGAATAATAAATTTATTTCGCTACCCAATTATGAAAAGCATTCCCCTACCGAAATGCTGAAACGCTCAAAAATGTTCTATGATCTGATGAGAACCAGGCGGAGTGTGCGAGAGTTTTCCAGGGAAGATGTACCTACGGAGATCATTGATGGCTGCATCCTTACGGCAGGAACTGCACCAAGTGGTGCCAATCAACAACCCTGGCACTTTGTTGTTGTCAAGGATCTGCAGACGAAACAAGCTATTCGGCAAGCAGCAGAACAAGCGGAACAGGATTTCTATGCCGGCCGGGCTGGGGACACTTGGCTGGAAACCCTGGAACCGCTAGGAACCAACGCAGAGAAACCTTTTCTCGAAAATGCACCCGTTCTAATTGCCATCTTCGAACAAAAATATCGTATTGAGGAAATTGATGGGCAACAGACCAAACATTACTATTCCAAGGAATCTACTGGGATAGCTACAGGTCTACTGATTGCTGCTTTGCATAATGCCGGGCTGGTAACTCTGACTCATACACCGAGTCCCATGAATTTTCTAAGCAAAATTCTCAAACGGCCATCTGGTGAACGACCGTTTTTGTTATTGGTAGTGGGCTATCCCGCAGAAAATGTGTTGGTTCCAGACATTGATAAAAAAACCTTAAATGAGATCCGGACTACACGATAA
- a CDS encoding long-chain fatty acid--CoA ligase, giving the protein MEFKTIAEMFLNVTKNYPDNELFTEKVDGQWVGDKGKDVYTMVKNASYGLASIDIQPKDKLAILSANCRRWAYSDYATATRGATSVTVYPTLIASQIQYILAHSDSKLVFVQDQLQMDKILEIKSQCPELKTIVFFDESLSYEDENIISFNDLMEKGKAFQKSDQTYDYEAEALKVTSEDILTLIYTSGTTGQPKGVMLTHGNLVSNILACNARLGITESDKFLSFLPLSHSFERLGDYVGTHVGGNITYAESMEKVIENLKEVEPTAAMSVPRLYEKMYAGVQAKFAAGSFIKRKIAAWAVKTGYAYVEARNAGTISQKLAKRKKLADKLVLSKVQALLGPKFRFFASGGAPLAGEIGRFFDVAGVVILEGYGLSETSPVITLNPIHDYRFGTIGPPIDGVEVKIADDGEILSRGPHIMKGYYKDEVGTKEAINEDGWFHTGDIGIIENEYLIITDRKKNIIVTAGGKNIAPAPMEGALILNKYFEQALVIGDRRKFVSAIMVPNFIELETWAGNNGITDTSPEALIKNTKVYDMLMGEVEGVMQDFSGYEAVKKIMLLPQEFNIQDGTLTPTMKIKKRVVEDRFKKEIDALYE; this is encoded by the coding sequence GTGGAATTTAAAACGATTGCGGAAATGTTTCTTAACGTAACAAAGAATTATCCGGATAATGAACTGTTCACTGAAAAAGTTGATGGACAGTGGGTTGGAGACAAGGGAAAAGACGTCTATACAATGGTCAAAAATGCGTCATATGGATTGGCTTCGATTGATATTCAACCAAAAGACAAACTGGCTATTTTATCGGCCAATTGTCGTCGCTGGGCTTATTCAGATTATGCAACTGCTACACGTGGTGCCACATCTGTCACTGTGTATCCAACCCTGATTGCAAGTCAAATACAATACATCCTTGCTCATTCCGATTCCAAGTTGGTGTTTGTCCAGGATCAGTTGCAAATGGATAAAATTCTGGAGATCAAGTCGCAATGTCCTGAATTAAAGACAATTGTCTTTTTTGATGAATCGTTGTCATACGAGGATGAGAATATTATCTCTTTCAACGATCTAATGGAAAAAGGGAAAGCTTTCCAAAAATCTGATCAAACTTATGATTATGAAGCAGAAGCTCTCAAGGTTACTTCTGAAGACATCCTGACACTTATCTATACCAGCGGGACAACCGGGCAACCGAAGGGTGTCATGCTTACACATGGAAATCTGGTCAGCAACATATTGGCATGTAACGCTCGTCTCGGTATAACTGAGAGCGACAAATTTCTTTCTTTTCTGCCTCTGAGTCACAGTTTTGAAAGGTTAGGCGACTACGTCGGAACCCATGTTGGAGGAAACATCACTTACGCAGAATCCATGGAAAAAGTAATTGAAAACCTGAAAGAGGTTGAGCCTACTGCCGCCATGTCAGTTCCTCGTTTATATGAGAAGATGTATGCTGGTGTTCAAGCAAAATTTGCCGCTGGATCGTTCATTAAACGCAAAATAGCAGCTTGGGCGGTTAAAACCGGGTATGCATATGTCGAAGCCCGGAATGCTGGTACAATATCACAAAAATTAGCCAAAAGAAAAAAACTCGCTGATAAATTGGTACTTAGCAAGGTTCAAGCTCTGTTAGGTCCAAAGTTTAGATTTTTTGCGAGTGGTGGCGCTCCATTGGCTGGAGAAATTGGTCGTTTCTTTGATGTTGCAGGAGTTGTTATTCTTGAAGGCTATGGTCTTTCGGAAACTTCACCTGTAATTACCTTGAATCCAATTCATGACTACCGTTTTGGTACAATTGGACCTCCAATTGATGGTGTAGAAGTCAAAATTGCCGATGATGGTGAAATCTTATCGCGTGGTCCTCATATCATGAAGGGGTATTACAAAGATGAAGTTGGTACAAAAGAGGCGATCAACGAAGACGGTTGGTTCCATACTGGTGATATTGGTATAATTGAGAATGAGTACCTCATAATCACCGATCGCAAAAAGAACATCATTGTTACTGCTGGTGGTAAAAACATAGCCCCGGCACCAATGGAAGGGGCTTTGATCCTGAATAAGTACTTTGAACAGGCCTTAGTTATTGGCGACAGACGGAAATTCGTTTCTGCTATTATGGTTCCAAATTTTATAGAATTGGAAACCTGGGCTGGCAATAATGGCATTACTGATACCAGCCCTGAAGCATTGATCAAGAATACTAAGGTATATGACATGCTCATGGGTGAAGTAGAAGGTGTTATGCAGGATTTCAGTGGCTACGAAGCGGTTAAGAAAATTATGCTGCTTCCCCAGGAATTCAATATCCAGGATGGTACTTTGACACCGACCATGAAGATTAAAAAGCGGGTTGTTGAAGATCGTTTTAAGAAAGAAATAGACGCACTTTACGAATAA
- a CDS encoding dihydroorotase produces MSPTILIKNARCVSSQGIIKQDVLIENGKIAKLGQIGEKYAGEIIDASHLFLLPGVLDPQVHFRDPGLTWKEDLRTGSIAAAAGGVTGFFDMPNTKPSTITIEAMTERKRIASERCVVNYNFFIGATNTNLSVLNEVENVPGIKIFMGSSTGDLLVSDKHDLDDIFANGSRLIAVHAEDDDIIEAARDIYKNSTDFNHHQFVRPPDAALKATTLAVELAIKHQRRLHILHLTTLDEVRYLEIQKDKAPVSAEVCPQHFLLSAPFVYEKLGAYAQMNPPIRNMEHGEALWEGLQAGVIDCIATDHAPHTHEEKAKPFGLAPSGMPGVETSLPLMLDRANLSLCTLENVVEWMCEKPVELYQVQNKGYIREGFDADLVLVDMGKQKTIRNGELFTKVNWSPFDGWTTTGWPVMTFVNGHPVFREGAIDDSVKGLEIRIGSN; encoded by the coding sequence ATGTCACCTACGATTCTCATAAAAAATGCCAGATGTGTATCATCACAGGGCATCATTAAACAAGATGTTTTAATAGAAAATGGCAAGATCGCAAAGTTAGGTCAGATCGGTGAGAAATATGCTGGTGAGATCATCGATGCTTCACATTTATTCTTATTACCTGGTGTGCTTGACCCACAAGTTCATTTTCGTGATCCTGGTCTGACTTGGAAGGAGGATCTTCGTACGGGTTCCATTGCTGCTGCAGCTGGTGGCGTGACCGGGTTCTTTGATATGCCGAATACAAAGCCCTCTACGATCACTATTGAGGCTATGACTGAACGCAAGCGAATTGCTTCAGAGAGATGTGTGGTTAACTATAATTTCTTCATAGGTGCAACCAATACTAACCTGTCCGTTTTGAATGAGGTGGAGAACGTTCCAGGTATTAAGATATTTATGGGGTCTTCTACTGGAGATCTTTTGGTGAGTGATAAGCATGATCTTGATGACATTTTTGCCAATGGTTCCCGCCTTATTGCAGTCCATGCTGAGGATGATGATATAATTGAAGCTGCCAGAGATATCTACAAAAACTCAACGGATTTTAATCATCATCAATTTGTAAGACCACCTGATGCTGCTTTAAAAGCTACCACCCTGGCAGTAGAACTTGCCATCAAACACCAACGTCGCCTGCATATTCTGCATCTCACCACCCTGGATGAAGTACGTTATCTGGAAATTCAAAAAGATAAGGCGCCTGTCTCGGCAGAGGTATGTCCCCAGCATTTCCTGTTGAGTGCACCATTTGTTTATGAGAAATTGGGAGCCTACGCTCAGATGAATCCACCCATCCGAAATATGGAGCATGGCGAAGCGTTGTGGGAGGGTCTGCAAGCAGGTGTGATCGATTGTATTGCTACTGACCATGCGCCTCATACTCATGAGGAAAAAGCTAAACCATTTGGTTTGGCACCATCCGGAATGCCAGGTGTTGAAACATCCCTTCCGCTGATGTTGGATCGTGCCAACCTGAGTTTGTGTACACTTGAAAATGTTGTCGAATGGATGTGCGAGAAACCCGTTGAATTATACCAAGTTCAGAATAAGGGCTATATTCGTGAAGGGTTTGATGCAGATCTCGTCCTGGTGGATATGGGCAAACAGAAAACAATCCGGAATGGGGAGTTATTCACAAAAGTTAATTGGAGTCCCTTCGATGGCTGGACAACAACTGGCTGGCCCGTTATGACTTTTGTAAATGGTCACCCTGTCTTTCGGGAAGGGGCTATTGATGACAGTGTTAAAGGCCTGGAGATCAGGATCGGTTCTAATTAA
- a CDS encoding NAD(P)H-dependent glycerol-3-phosphate dehydrogenase, whose product MKIGVIGSGSWGMTLAIHLLANGHDVGVWFYLEKDYRQALDQKELPDYLPGITLPEALEFTLDLYSCVKGKELILVAIPSHTVGLTLKKLADQIPADTVIVNVAKGIENDTLRTMSQVIANALPTHPVGNIATFYGPTHAEEVVKGMPSTIVAACSNESSAKFIQNAFMSDTLRVYTNTDILGVEYGGSLKNVVAIAAGILAGMGYGDNTLAALLTRGLFEMTRLGVHLGAKEQTFAGLSGMGDLIVTCLSSHSRNRHVGFELGKGRKLNEILAEMKMIAEGINTARSVHQLIQKTGVEMPISEQIFKVLFEDKDPQIAVEELMGRVPVPERHSLN is encoded by the coding sequence ATGAAAATAGGTGTAATTGGTTCTGGAAGCTGGGGAATGACATTAGCGATCCACTTGTTGGCGAATGGTCACGATGTTGGAGTATGGTTTTACCTGGAAAAGGATTACAGGCAAGCACTTGATCAAAAAGAATTACCGGACTATCTACCGGGGATCACGCTTCCTGAAGCCCTTGAATTCACACTTGATTTGTATTCCTGCGTCAAAGGAAAAGAGCTCATCCTGGTGGCTATTCCATCCCATACAGTAGGACTGACTTTGAAAAAGCTGGCAGATCAGATCCCTGCTGACACAGTCATCGTGAATGTCGCCAAAGGTATTGAGAATGATACATTAAGGACGATGAGTCAGGTGATTGCCAATGCGTTACCAACCCATCCTGTTGGAAATATTGCCACGTTCTATGGACCCACACATGCTGAAGAAGTAGTGAAGGGCATGCCTTCGACGATTGTTGCCGCTTGTTCTAATGAATCATCAGCAAAGTTTATTCAAAACGCATTTATGTCTGACACATTGCGGGTCTACACCAATACAGACATTCTGGGTGTTGAATATGGTGGATCACTTAAAAATGTAGTAGCAATAGCTGCCGGAATATTGGCCGGCATGGGTTATGGTGACAACACACTGGCAGCACTGTTAACGCGCGGCCTCTTTGAAATGACCAGATTGGGTGTCCACCTGGGAGCAAAAGAACAGACTTTTGCTGGATTAAGTGGGATGGGGGATCTTATTGTGACCTGTTTAAGCTCTCACAGCCGCAACCGCCATGTGGGATTTGAACTGGGTAAGGGACGAAAGCTGAATGAGATTCTTGCTGAAATGAAAATGATAGCTGAGGGAATCAACACGGCCAGATCTGTACATCAACTCATCCAAAAAACCGGCGTTGAGATGCCCATATCTGAACAGATATTCAAGGTACTATTTGAAGACAAAGATCCACAAATCGCCGTTGAAGAACTTATGGGAAGAGTGCCGGTTCCAGAACGCCATTCTCTCAATTGA
- the pdxT gene encoding pyridoxal 5'-phosphate synthase glutaminase subunit PdxT, whose translation MLTKPEYEDLTVGVIALQGSFAKHAHSMGSLGIKCRAVREAQDLKLIDALILPGGESTTMTLLLENEGLWEPLNDMLETLPVFGTCAGAILLGNQIEDNRVRCFNKINYTAHRNAYGRQVESFSTALIIPKIMDHDFHAIFIRAPKFHNIGHDVESLAVYGSDPVLLRQGNVLVAAFHPELTEDPSIHKYFVDQLVLK comes from the coding sequence TTGCTGACTAAACCTGAATACGAAGATTTGACCGTTGGTGTCATTGCACTCCAGGGCAGTTTTGCCAAACATGCGCATAGCATGGGCAGTTTGGGCATAAAATGTCGGGCTGTTCGCGAAGCACAAGACCTCAAATTAATTGATGCCCTGATTCTGCCTGGTGGCGAATCAACTACCATGACCCTGCTGCTTGAGAATGAAGGCTTATGGGAACCTCTCAATGATATGTTGGAAACCTTGCCAGTCTTTGGTACTTGTGCCGGTGCCATTCTTTTGGGCAATCAGATAGAGGACAATAGAGTACGCTGTTTCAACAAGATCAATTATACTGCCCACCGCAATGCCTATGGCAGGCAAGTTGAATCCTTTAGTACTGCACTCATAATTCCAAAAATAATGGATCATGATTTCCACGCGATCTTTATTCGTGCGCCTAAATTCCACAACATTGGTCACGATGTGGAATCTCTGGCTGTTTATGGCTCTGATCCTGTGCTATTGAGGCAGGGAAATGTACTGGTTGCGGCCTTCCACCCTGAGCTGACCGAGGATCCCAGTATTCATAAATACTTTGTGGATCAACTTGTTTTAAAATAG
- the pdxS gene encoding pyridoxal 5'-phosphate synthase lyase subunit PdxS — protein MKKDLFEVKTGLAEMLKGGVIMDVTTPKEAEIAEKAGAVSVMALERIPADIRRDGGIARSSDPKMIKEIQRAVSIPVMAKCRIGHFAEAQILEALEVDYIDESEVLTPADESNHIWKHDFKTPFVCGATNLSEALRRIGEGAALIRTKGEPGTGNIVEAVRHMRTINMELAKLATLKDDELMAIAKEMGAPFHLVVQVAATGKLPVPNFSAGGIATPADASLMMQLGAETIFVGSGIFKSEDPAAMAKAIVQAATFYDKPDKLAEISEGLGSAMRGLDMSEIAPEERMQDRGW, from the coding sequence ATGAAAAAAGATCTATTTGAAGTTAAGACCGGTTTGGCAGAAATGCTAAAGGGTGGGGTTATTATGGATGTAACTACCCCAAAAGAAGCTGAAATTGCTGAAAAGGCAGGTGCCGTGTCTGTGATGGCACTGGAACGGATACCTGCAGATATTCGTCGGGATGGTGGTATTGCTCGATCTTCAGACCCCAAAATGATCAAAGAGATCCAACGCGCAGTCTCAATACCTGTCATGGCTAAATGCCGGATCGGTCATTTTGCTGAAGCACAGATCCTGGAAGCACTTGAAGTGGATTATATTGATGAGAGTGAAGTACTAACCCCTGCTGATGAGTCCAATCATATTTGGAAACATGATTTCAAGACTCCTTTTGTGTGTGGCGCCACGAATCTGTCAGAGGCTTTAAGGCGCATTGGGGAGGGAGCTGCTCTGATCCGGACCAAAGGTGAGCCAGGCACAGGAAACATAGTTGAAGCAGTGCGACACATGCGCACGATCAATATGGAATTAGCCAAACTGGCCACCCTGAAAGATGACGAACTGATGGCTATCGCCAAAGAAATGGGTGCACCATTCCACCTGGTGGTGCAAGTTGCCGCTACTGGAAAACTACCTGTACCTAATTTTTCTGCTGGTGGAATTGCCACCCCGGCTGATGCATCTTTGATGATGCAGCTGGGTGCAGAAACTATTTTTGTGGGATCGGGCATATTTAAGTCCGAAGATCCCGCTGCCATGGCTAAAGCAATTGTTCAGGCTGCCACATTTTATGACAAGCCTGATAAGTTGGCTGAGATCTCAGAGGGTCTTGGATCCGCCATGCGTGGTCTGGACATGAGTGAAATAGCTCCAGAAGAACGGATGCAGGATAGAGGGTGGTAG